Genomic DNA from Niallia circulans:
GGCTACTAAAGCAATGCCAAAAGAAATGCTTCCAATTGTAGATAAGCCAACTATTCAATATATTGTCGAAGAAGCAGTTGCGTCAGGAATTGAAGATATAATAATTGTAACTGGAAAAGGAAAGCGTGCTATCGAAGATCATTTTGATATTGCGCATGAATTAGAAGAAAACCTTCAATCAAAAGGAAAATATGAATTATTAAAAAAGGTGCAGTATGCCACGAATTTAGCAGATATTCACTATATTCGCCAAAAAGAACCTAAAGGGTTAGGGCATGCAGTCTGGTGTGCTCGAAAGTTTATCGGTGATGAACCATTTGCTGTATTACTGGGTGATGATATTGTCCAGAGCAAGACACCATGTTTACGTCAGTTAATTGATCAGTATGAGGAGACACAAGCATCAGTAATCGGAGTACAAACTGTTGGTGACAGTGATACAAGCAGATATGGAATAATAGATCCTGGCTGGAGAGAAGGAAGAAGATATCAAGTAAACAACTTTGTTGAAAAACCTAAAAGAGGAACTGCGCCTTCAAATTTAGCTATTATGGGACGGTATGTTTTTACTCCTGAAATTTTTATGTATTTGGATAAACAAGAAGAGGGAGCAGGAGGAGAAATCCAACTTACTGATGCTATTCAGTATTGGAAAAGATACAGCGAGTATTTGCCTATGATTTTGAGGGCAAGAGGTTCGATGTTGGAGAGAAAGTAGGCTTTATTCTAACTCAAATAGAGTTTGCGTTAAAAGATAAGGATATAAAGGATGAAGTCATACAAGGTATTACTGATATTGTAAAGGACTTTAAAACAATAGAATATTAAGGGGGATGAAACCTTTGTCGTTATCGAATAATCCAAAGGAAGATGAAAAGTATGTGTATCTACGTTTTCCAAACTCTAGATTGGAAACCAACAGTAAAGGTTATACATATGCAAAAAGAAGTATTGACATTTTATGCTCATTACTAGGGATTATAGTATTATTACCATTATTTATCTTAGTAGGGATTTTGATTAAGGTGGAAGATAATAAAGGGTCAGTATTCTTTTCTCAAACAAGAGTTGGAAAAAATGAGAAACTATTCACTATGTATAAATTTCGTTCAATGGTAAGTAATGCGGAGGAAATGTTAGAAGAATTGAGAGAGCAAAACGAAGCATCAGGAGCAATGTTTAAAATAAAACATGATCCTAGAGTTACTAAAATAGGGAGATTCATTCGGAAAACAAGTATTGATGAATTACCACAATTATTCAATGTATTAAAAGGTGACATGAGTTTGGTTGGGCCAAGACCACCATTGCCAGAAGAGGTACAAGAATATACAGCTTACCATAAGCAAAGATTACTGGTAGTACCAGGTTGTACAGGTTTATGGCAGGTAAGTGGCAGAAGTAATGTGGGGTTTGAGGAGATGGTTGAAATGGATTTGACTTATATAAATATGCGTTCTGTAAGAAATGATTTTAAAATAATTATGAGAACATTTTATACGGTTTTTGCAAAAAATGATGCATATTAATAATTCATTATTTCCGGGTGCAGATTTATATGATGGCATCGAAAGCAAAGCTGGCAAGTTAAGATTGAATATTTACGAACGTATATTTGTATTTATTTATTTACTAATCCCTCTTGTTGATAGTGTGAATGGTTACTTTTTACTTAATAATATTAGTACGCCTATATCAATAGGACAATTATACAGATTTTTAATAACATTTCTATTTTTGTTAGTGATATTTAAGTTTGCTAAAAAAATAGATTTTTACAAATTTCTGTTTTTTAGTATGGTTCTGGTAATGCTACAGTTTGTATACTTTTTTAAACACGCAAACTTAAGTGGAATGTTTTTTGATATTTCTAATATTATAAAATTGTTATTTATTATTATTACCATTGAAGGCTACAGGGCATTATATAAAAGTGGAAAAATAAGAGGTATTATTATTGTTCGTATTTTAAAAATTAGTATCTTTACATTTCCTATTAGTATATTAATACCTAAGTTGTTAGGTGTTGGTTTTACAGCATATTCTAATGGTGGTGGATATTCAGCATTTTACAATGCTAATAATGATTTAAATATTGTATTAATAATATTATTAATTTTTTCTTTAGAATTAGTATTTCAAGGGATAAGGAATAAAGATAAAAAAAATGTTCTCTATATTATTGGGCTTTTACTTATAATAACAGTAACCTTACTTGTTGGTTCAAAATCTAGTATGGCATTTTCTGTTATTTCAATCTTAATTTATTCATTTAGAAGTATAAAAAGTAATTCTGTTCTTAAAAATTTCAACTTGTTTTTATTAATAAGTTTAGTTGCGTTTGTTCTAATTAGATTAAGTTATTTATTTCAAAATGAAATAAATGGGATCATTGAACGAAACAAATACTTTTTTAATAAGTCAGAAAATATTCTAGGCTTCTTACTAAGTGGAAGAGAGATTTTTTTAGAAAATGCTTATTACTCTTTTATTAATTCTGAGCACATAATAACTAGGTTAATTATAGGTGTAGGTTCATATGCTAAGAATTTAGAGCTGGGTCAGCTCTTGAATACAGGCACAAAGGTTATAGAAATGGATATATTCGATATATTTTTTGCTTATGGATTAATTGGAACAATACTAATATATTCCTATTTCATAATCATTTTCATTAAAGCTTGTAAGATTGAATTTGTTTACAAATATTTGTATCTTTCAGTTTTTGTATTTAGTACTATCGTTGGCCATGTCTTGTTTTCTGCACTATCAGGCAGCTTTTTGGCTATTATCTGTTGTATGTTTATAAGTAGTTCAGGGAATAAAAAGTTTGAGAGAGATACATAAAGGAGTAAAAATGGATATATTAATGATATCAAACATGTACCCTAATAAGGAAAATCCATCATATGGAATATTTGTGGAAAAATCAGTAGAAATGTTAGAATCTGAGGGTATTAATATCCAAAAGATAGTAATGTATAAAACAACTGGTAAAATAAAAAAAATTCTAAGTTACATTTTATTTTATTTTAAAATTATTTATGGATTAATCTTTGGTACATACGATATTCTGTATGTACATTACGCTTCGCATAGTGCTATTCCAATTATTCTTGGTAAAATTTTAAAAAGGAATATAGTTATTTATACTAATGTACATGGAAGTGATGTGATTCCAGAAAAGTTTGTACACAGAGTATTACAAATTCCTACAAGAAAACTAATAGGGATTTCTGATGTGGTCATTGTACCATCAAATTACTTTAAAGACATAGTGAAGAATAAATATAAGGCAAGAACAGTGTATATCTCACCTTCTGGTGGAGTCGATAGACACGTATTTAAACCTCAAGAAAGAAAATTTAAAGAGTATGGTCTTAAGGAAGAAAAAAAATATATTGGCTTTATAGGAAGAATTGATTATGAAAAGGGCTGGGATGATTTAATAAATGCATTTGCTTTGTTAGATAGTAGTCTAGTCGAAAACTGGGAATTAATTATTGTTGGAAGTGGTAAGCAAAACAATGACTTATCCACACTGATTAGTGAGAAAAAGTTAAATGAAAAAGTAAAAAGATTTGATTTGTTACCACATAATAAATTAAGTGAAGTTTATAATTTATTAGATGTTTTTGTTTTTCCGACAAGAAGAGCAGGAGAAAGTCTTGGTTTAGTTGGATTAGAGTCTTTAAGCTGCGGCATACCGGTTATAGGAAGTAAAATTGGTGGATTAAGAGAATATATAATTGATAAGGAAAATGGTTTGCTATATGAAGCAGGAAATGTAAAAGAACTAGCACAAACTTTAGAAGAATATATGCATTACTCCCATGATGTAATAAGCGAAATGAAAAAAAAATCAATAGAGTCATCTAATGATTACGATAAAGATAATGTAAAGAAACATTTTGTAAAGATATTTAAGCAAGTTGGTGGAATAATATGAAAACGAAGAAAAAAGTGTGTTTAATAAGTTCATCTGGTGGTCATCTTTCACAATTGAAACAATTAATTCCTATAGTAGATGAAGAAGAATTCTTTTTGATTACAGAAAAAAATGAATCTACTATAGATTTAATAGAAAAATATCCAACATTTTATCTTAAACAACAAGATAGAAGAAATAAACTAATAATTTTCATATTACTATTTAACATACTAAAGTCTCTGTTAATATTAATCAAAAATAGACCTAAATATATTATTACTACAGGTGCAGGTGTAGTAATTCCATTTTGTTTGTTAGGAAAAGTAATGGGAGCAAAAGTCCTATTTATAGAAAGCTTTGCAAAAGTTAACACTCCGACAATTACTGGTAGAGTAGTATATAAATTCGCAGATGAATTCTTTATACAATGGCCAAATCTTAAAAAATATTATCCTAAGGCAAAGTATAGGGGGACTATCTATTGATCTTCGTAACAGTTGGTACTCAAAAATTTCAATTCAATAGATTATTTAAAGAACTTGATAAACTTAAGGAAGAATATGAAATTAAAGAAGAAATTATAGCTCAGATTGGAGTTTCAGATTATGTACCGGCAAATTATAACTATGTTAAATTTGTTGATGGAGATACGATTAATAGGTATATGGAAACCTGTTCTTTATTAATTACTCATTCTGGTACTAGTTCTATAATACAAGGATTGCGTTTAAATAAAAAAGTTTTGGTAGTTCCAAGACTTGCTGAGTTTGGTGAACATGTTGATAATCATCAGGTTGAGATAGCTAAAACATTTGAGGATGCGGGATATGTTGAAGTTGTTAATGACATATCTAATTTAGGTGATAAGCTTCAGATTTTAGAAGAAAAAGAATATGAAGAGTTTTCTTCTGATAATACTGAATTGCTATCGTCTGTTAGGGAATTTATAGGGATTTTTTAAGAGGTGTAAGATGGAAAAATTCATAAAAAAATTAGTGGGATTCTCTTTAGGGCCAGTAATCGCAGCTTTTATTGCGTTTATTACTATACCAATTACTACATACTTTATTGATCCCAGTGAATATGGAAAAGCCAGTATGTTTTCTTTGTTCCAAACTATGTTAGGCACTTTTTTGTATTTAGGTATAGATCAGTCGTATGCGCGAGAGTATCATTCGGCAAATAATAAACTTAATTTGTTTCAAAATGCTGTTTTAATACCAATTATTATATCTATAGTAGGACTCATAATAATTCTGCTATTCCCAACTCAAACATCTTTAATTTTATTTGATAGTAGCCAATATATACTACCATCAATTTTATTCGGGATTATGGTTGTTGCAATGGTAGTTGAAAGATTCATTTTACTATCCTTAAGAATGCAAGAAAAAGCACTTGAATATTCTATGTTGAATATTTTATCAAAGTTCTCCATTTTGGTATTTACAATTATCTTTGTCTTGTTTATTCGCAGGGATTTTTTGGCAGTTGTGTTTTCAACTGTGTTAGGTCAAATTTTAGCAGATATATATTTATTAGTTAGATATAGGAAATTATTTTCCTTTAAGGGATTTTCAATAGATAAATCTTTAATTAAAAAAATGATACACTTTGGCTTTCCTATATTAATAGCCACTTCTTTATCAAGTGTACTTAATTCCTTTGATCGTATAGCACTGAGAACTTGGAGTGATTTCTTTCAAATTGGTATCTTTACAGCTACTCAAAAAATTGCAGGTGTAATTACGGTTGTACAGCTAAGTTTTACCAGTTTCTGGGTACCGACTGCTTATCGTTGGTATGAAGAAGGTAAAGAAATAAGGTATTTCAAAATAGTAAGTGATTCCATATTGTTTTGTATGTCAATTTTATTTGTTTTTGTATTAATTTTTAAAGATATTATTATTTATGTCTTGTCATCAGGTTATTCGGAAGCAGCTTTGATAATAGCATTTTTATGTCTCCCACCAATCATTTTTACAGTAAGTGAGACAACTTGTTTAGGGATTGTATTCTCTCGTAAAAGTTATTTAAGTATTTGGGTAGGAGTAGTAGCTATTATTCCTAATCTAATCATTAATTTCCTTCTTGTTCCTAAGTACGGAGCTTTAGGAGCGGCTATAGCAACTGCTGTATCATATGTATTCTTCTTTATAACCCGTACCTATTTTTCCAATAAAAACGGTATGAGATTTTCAACAACCAAACACAATTTTGTCTTTTTTGTTTTATTAATTATATCTTTTATTAATATATTTGAAGATACTTGGGTAACTTTTTTTAATGTTGGTGCATTGTTAATAGTAATACTTACACAATACAGCACTATTAAGGAATTTATTAAATTAAATAAAAAAAGAAAGATAAGCAAAGTTGAGAATTTAGATGTGTGAGTTAGTAACTTAGGAAGGCGGATTATATGAAGATAGCTATCTTGTGTAATGAAGCAAAGCCAGTACCAGCTGTTGAGGGAGGAGCAGTAGAAACGTTAGTGGATTTACTAATTCAAAATAATGAAGATAGTAAAATTTTAGATATAGATGTAATTACTGTGCATAATGAAAAGGCTATTATTAAAAGTGAAAATTATTTAAATACTTCCTTTAAATTTATTAAATATAATAAGGGTTTAGAGGAAAAACTAATCTTTATGAATAAATTTACTAAAAAGTTTAAAGTTAAGTTTTGGTTTCATGAGTATTTAAAGGAAGCAGTAAAAGTATTAAATCAAAATGATTATGACTGGATAATAGTTGAAAATAGACCGATTTATATTAAGTATTTAAAAAATAAACTTCCTAATAAAAAGTTCGCATTACATTTGCATAATGACACACTGAGTGTTGATAATTATTATTCAAAGTTTTGTCTTGATAAATACGATAAAATTCTGACAGTAAGTGAATATATTACAAGGAGAGTAGTAGAGGTTAATCCTAAACTAAAGGAAAAGGTGGTAACTCTATTAAATAGAATCGATACTAATAAATTTGGTGGGACAATATTCAATAAAGATTCCATTAGAGAAAAATATAATATTACTGATGAAGAAAAGATCATACTATATCATGGCAGAATTATAAAAGAAAAAGGAGTTTTGGAATTAATCAAAGCTTTTAATTTAGCTAATGCAAAACAAAAAAAATTAAAATTAATTGTCATAGGAGAAGTATCTGGGAGTAAATATTTTGAAAGAAGAATAGCAGAAGAAATTAATAAAGGGCAGGAAAATAGAATAATAATGACGGGATACGTAGACCACGAATTATTGCCCCAATATCTTAATTCTTCAGATATCGTTGTGTTACCTTCGTTGTGGAATGAACCATTTGGATTGACTATAGTGGAATCAATGGCTATGGAAAAACCAGTGATTTCAGTGAATGTTGGTGCTATTCCAGAAATAATATTAGAGGATTGTGGGATATTAGTAAACAAAGATGAGGATTTGGTAACTAACTTGGCTCAGGCCATATATAATCTTAGTGAAAACTCTGAACTAATGCGGAAATTTGGGGAGAATAGTAAAAAAAGAGCCATATCGAACTATAATTCAGTGGATTATTTAAAGGATTTGGTGATGTTGTTAGATTGAGAGTAATAAAACTAATAAGGAAATTGAAAAAGATAATCCAAATTAAGTAGGTGTATTACTTGAATAAACCTAAAAAAATTTTACTATTATTCCTTATAATAATTCTTGCTCTAATAAGTATTATTATTATTGGCAAAAGTAATAAAGATGCAAAAGAAAATATTTCATTAAGAAGTCTAGCAGATAATCAGAATTTCTATGTGGGTGCAGCTGTTAACTCATTATATTTAGATAAAGACGAAAAGTATAAAGAGTTAATTAATGATGAAGTAAATCTTGTTACTACGGAAAATGAAATGAAGTTTGATATTATTCATCCTGAAGAATACAGATATGATTTTTCAGCTGCAGATAAGATAGTTAATTTTGCCAAAGAAAACAATCAAAAAATAAGAGGTCATACTCTTGTTTGGCATCATCGTATCCCTAAATGGCTAGAAGAAGGACAGTTTACTAAAAATGAAGTGAAAGAAATTCTTAAGCAACACATTCAGACTGTTGTTGGTCGCTACAAAGGTCAAATTTATGCTTGGGATGT
This window encodes:
- the pssD gene encoding PssD/Cps14F family polysaccharide biosynthesis glycosyltransferase, with protein sequence MKTKKKVCLISSSGGHLSQLKQLIPIVDEEEFFLITEKNESTIDLIEKYPTFYLKQQDRRNKLIIFILLFNILKSLLILIKNRPKYIITTGAGVVIPFCLLGKVMGAKVLFIESFAKVNTPTITGRVVYKFADEFFIQWPNLKKYYPKAKYRGTIY
- a CDS encoding sugar transferase, whose translation is MSLSNNPKEDEKYVYLRFPNSRLETNSKGYTYAKRSIDILCSLLGIIVLLPLFILVGILIKVEDNKGSVFFSQTRVGKNEKLFTMYKFRSMVSNAEEMLEELREQNEASGAMFKIKHDPRVTKIGRFIRKTSIDELPQLFNVLKGDMSLVGPRPPLPEEVQEYTAYHKQRLLVVPGCTGLWQVSGRSNVGFEEMVEMDLTYINMRSVRNDFKIIMRTFYTVFAKNDAY
- the pssE gene encoding PssE/Cps14G family polysaccharide biosynthesis glycosyltransferase, whose product is MIFVTVGTQKFQFNRLFKELDKLKEEYEIKEEIIAQIGVSDYVPANYNYVKFVDGDTINRYMETCSLLITHSGTSSIIQGLRLNKKVLVVPRLAEFGEHVDNHQVEIAKTFEDAGYVEVVNDISNLGDKLQILEEKEYEEFSSDNTELLSSVREFIGIF
- a CDS encoding oligosaccharide flippase family protein encodes the protein MEKFIKKLVGFSLGPVIAAFIAFITIPITTYFIDPSEYGKASMFSLFQTMLGTFLYLGIDQSYAREYHSANNKLNLFQNAVLIPIIISIVGLIIILLFPTQTSLILFDSSQYILPSILFGIMVVAMVVERFILLSLRMQEKALEYSMLNILSKFSILVFTIIFVLFIRRDFLAVVFSTVLGQILADIYLLVRYRKLFSFKGFSIDKSLIKKMIHFGFPILIATSLSSVLNSFDRIALRTWSDFFQIGIFTATQKIAGVITVVQLSFTSFWVPTAYRWYEEGKEIRYFKIVSDSILFCMSILFVFVLIFKDIIIYVLSSGYSEAALIIAFLCLPPIIFTVSETTCLGIVFSRKSYLSIWVGVVAIIPNLIINFLLVPKYGALGAAIATAVSYVFFFITRTYFSNKNGMRFSTTKHNFVFFVLLIISFINIFEDTWVTFFNVGALLIVILTQYSTIKEFIKLNKKRKISKVENLDV
- a CDS encoding O-antigen ligase family protein, whose product is MMHINNSLFPGADLYDGIESKAGKLRLNIYERIFVFIYLLIPLVDSVNGYFLLNNISTPISIGQLYRFLITFLFLLVIFKFAKKIDFYKFLFFSMVLVMLQFVYFFKHANLSGMFFDISNIIKLLFIIITIEGYRALYKSGKIRGIIIVRILKISIFTFPISILIPKLLGVGFTAYSNGGGYSAFYNANNDLNIVLIILLIFSLELVFQGIRNKDKKNVLYIIGLLLIITVTLLVGSKSSMAFSVISILIYSFRSIKSNSVLKNFNLFLLISLVAFVLIRLSYLFQNEINGIIERNKYFFNKSENILGFLLSGREIFLENAYYSFINSEHIITRLIIGVGSYAKNLELGQLLNTGTKVIEMDIFDIFFAYGLIGTILIYSYFIIIFIKACKIEFVYKYLYLSVFVFSTIVGHVLFSALSGSFLAIICCMFISSSGNKKFERDT
- a CDS encoding glycosyltransferase, with product MDILMISNMYPNKENPSYGIFVEKSVEMLESEGINIQKIVMYKTTGKIKKILSYILFYFKIIYGLIFGTYDILYVHYASHSAIPIILGKILKRNIVIYTNVHGSDVIPEKFVHRVLQIPTRKLIGISDVVIVPSNYFKDIVKNKYKARTVYISPSGGVDRHVFKPQERKFKEYGLKEEKKYIGFIGRIDYEKGWDDLINAFALLDSSLVENWELIIVGSGKQNNDLSTLISEKKLNEKVKRFDLLPHNKLSEVYNLLDVFVFPTRRAGESLGLVGLESLSCGIPVIGSKIGGLREYIIDKENGLLYEAGNVKELAQTLEEYMHYSHDVISEMKKKSIESSNDYDKDNVKKHFVKIFKQVGGII
- a CDS encoding glycosyltransferase family 4 protein; its protein translation is MKIAILCNEAKPVPAVEGGAVETLVDLLIQNNEDSKILDIDVITVHNEKAIIKSENYLNTSFKFIKYNKGLEEKLIFMNKFTKKFKVKFWFHEYLKEAVKVLNQNDYDWIIVENRPIYIKYLKNKLPNKKFALHLHNDTLSVDNYYSKFCLDKYDKILTVSEYITRRVVEVNPKLKEKVVTLLNRIDTNKFGGTIFNKDSIREKYNITDEEKIILYHGRIIKEKGVLELIKAFNLANAKQKKLKLIVIGEVSGSKYFERRIAEEINKGQENRIIMTGYVDHELLPQYLNSSDIVVLPSLWNEPFGLTIVESMAMEKPVISVNVGAIPEIILEDCGILVNKDEDLVTNLAQAIYNLSENSELMRKFGENSKKRAISNYNSVDYLKDLVMLLD